A section of the Methanobrevibacter sp. genome encodes:
- a CDS encoding 50S ribosomal protein L31e yields MERVYTIPLRNVKNVKRTIRAPRAIREIKNFLTKHMKASDVKIDESINHAIWERGIQKIPSKITVKAVKDDDGVVKATLAE; encoded by the coding sequence ATGGAAAGAGTTTACACAATTCCACTTAGAAATGTAAAAAACGTTAAAAGGACTATCAGAGCTCCTAGAGCAATTAGGGAGATTAAAAATTTCTTAACCAAACACATGAAAGCTAGTGATGTTAAAATCGATGAATCTATCAATCATGCTATTTGGGAAAGAGGTATTCAAAAAATACCTTCAAAAATAACTGTAAAAGCAGTTAAAGATGATGATGGTGTTGTAAAAGCTACTTTAGCAGAATAA
- a CDS encoding 50S ribosomal protein L39e, whose amino-acid sequence MSRNKPLARKLRMAKANKQNRRIPIWAYAKTNRKLRYRPKPRHWRRNSLKL is encoded by the coding sequence ATGAGTAGAAATAAACCATTAGCTAGAAAATTAAGAATGGCAAAAGCAAACAAACAAAATAGGAGAATTCCAATCTGGGCTTATGCTAAAACTAATCGTAAACTTAGATACAGACCTAAACCTAGACATTGGAGAAGAAACAGCCTTAAATTATAA